AGAAAAATCTCAGTAACAGGAAAAAGCTAGAAGGCATCACTCTAATTTTCACACTTAAGCTTGAAACTCCATGATCATGAAGTTCATCTTCAAACAACAGAACTTCTTCAAAAAATTTAATCTGTTCCCTGGCTTTCAATTTCTCTGTGTCTATATGATCTGTCGTAGGCACAACCTTTAACTTAAGAGCTTCGCCAAGTAATGTTCCTTTGTAATCTGTTGTATAGGTCCAGTCATATGGTCTAATAATCTCTTTGGAGTGCTCACCCTCCGTCCTGCTCTCTTGCCATTCTTCAGCACATGCCACCTTGAGTACTCCTTGGTAGTTGTTTACACACTTTAAAGCATCAGTTGCATTGAACTCAATTCCAAAGCCAGAAACATGTTGGATTCTTAAAACATTGTCTCCAAACATCATTTCAGGAAGAGATGGCATATGGAGCTCATCAGCTAATTTCTCCACATCGGCCGACTTCATGATGTGCGTCTTGGCCGCCGTCAGCTTCCAGGGCCCGAAGGAGAAGTCCTGGCGGCTGCTCTGGAAGCCGTGGATCATCATGGCCACGGTGGTGGCGGCGCGGAACCAGCACGAGCGGCGGCGGCCTCCCTTCTCCCCCGC
The sequence above is drawn from the Gracilinanus agilis isolate LMUSP501 unplaced genomic scaffold, AgileGrace unplaced_scaffold37821, whole genome shotgun sequence genome and encodes:
- the LOC123255023 gene encoding TIP41-like protein, which codes for MMIHGFQSSRQDFSFGPWKLTAAKTHIMKSADVEKLADELHMPSLPEMMFGDNVLRIQHVSGFGIEFNATDALKCVNNYQGVLKVACAEEWQESRTEGEHSKEIIRPYDWTYTTDYKGTLLGEALKLKVVPTTDHIDTEKLKAREQIKFFEEVLLFEDELHDHGVSSLSVKIRVMPSSFFLLLRFFLRIDGVLIRMNDTRLYHEADKTYMLREYTSRESKIANLMHVPPALFTEPNEISQYLPVKEAVCEKLEFPERMDLNLAATQENTCMESK